In the Syngnathus scovelli strain Florida chromosome 8, RoL_Ssco_1.2, whole genome shotgun sequence genome, one interval contains:
- the slc35a5 gene encoding UDP-sugar transporter protein SLC35A5, with the protein MACCRSCPRLCTRSSAYTLALGLSFITLGTSRILLLKFAANADNTYDFLPASVNMLAEALKLLFCLMMSIRVFIREGRSCRDLRCSSASSLISYLKWAVPAFLYFLDNLIIFYVMTYLQPAMAVLYSNFVILTTAVLFRLVLKRRLSWVQWAALVILFLCIVSLTTGSGGSQKSGGSVAGIRLRPLSTPSNSCLLYTQLMEQMKNSSANASWVSMLPGQAWRDNLVGKLRSLGVGHILLLLQCFISAMANIYNEKILKEGDQLTESIFIQNSKLYAFGLVFNGLTLVTGQESRGLTVHCGLFYGHNMYSLALVVITATLGLSVAFILKFRDNMFHVLTSQLTTVLVTALSFFLFDFRPSLDFFLQAPVVLLAIFIYNASRPRDLEYSLQQEKLRVINGEVLKRSRGDGEELELLTKANTESDSEESSL; encoded by the exons ATGGCGTGTTGCCGTTCCTGCCCACGCCTGTGCACACGCTCATCGGCCTACACCCTGGCCCTGGGCTTAAGTTTTATCACACTCGGCACAAGTCGCATCCTGCTGCTTAAATTTGCTGCTAATGCAG ACAACACATATGACTTCCTCCCCGCGTCTGTCAATATGCTGGCTGAGGCACTCAAGCTGCTCTTCTGCCTCATGATGTCCATCAGGGTGTTCATTCGAG AGGGACGCTCCTGTCGAGATCTGCGCTGCTCTTCTGCTTCTTCACTCATCAGCTATTTGAAATGGGCCGTCCCCGCGTTCCTCTACTTTCTCGACAACCTCATCATTTTCTACGTGATGACCTACCTGCAGCCT GCCATGGCAGTCTTGTATTCCAACTTTGTTATTCTCACCACGGCTGTTCTCTTCAGACTTGTCCTCAA GAGACGCCTGTCGTGGGTGCAGTGGGCGGCATTGGTCATACTCTTCCTGTGCATCGTCTCTCTGACGACGGGGTCGGGCGGAAGCCAGAAGTCAGGCGGGTCCGTGGCGGGGATCCGCTTGAGGCCACTGTCCACGCCTTCCAACTCCTGCTTGCTGTACACGCAGCTGATGGAACAGATGAAGAACAGCAG CGCCAATGCCTCGTGGGTGTCGATGCTCCCCGGGCAGGCCTGGCGGGACAACTTGGTGGGAAAGCTTCGCTCGCTGGGCGTGGGCCACATCCTGCTCCTGCTGCAGTGCTTCATCTCAGCCATGGCCAACATTTACAATGAGAAGATCCTAAAGGAAGGGGACCAGCTCACTGAGAGCATCTTCATTCAGAACAGTAAACT GTATGCCTTCGGCCTGGTGTTTAACGGTCTGACCCTGGTTACTGGACAAGAGTCTCGGGGCCTCACTGTCCACTGTGGCCTCTTTTATGGACACAACATGTACTCTCTCGCCCTGGTGGTCATCACTG CGACCCTGGGCCTCTCCGTGGCCTTCATTTTGAAATTCCGGGACAACATGTTCCACGTGCTGACGAGCCAGCTCACCACCGTCCTGGTGACCGCCCTCTCGTTCTTCCTCTTCGACTTCCGGCCCTCTCTGGACTTTTTCCTGCAGGCTCCCGTGGTGCTGCTGGCCATCTTTATCTACAACGCCAGCCGACCACGGGACCTTGAGTACAGCCTGCAGCAGGAAAAGCTGCGGGTCATCAACGGGGAGGTGTTAAAGAGGTCCAGAGGG GATGGTGAGGAGCTAGAGCTGCTGACCAAGGCCAACACAGAGAGCGACTCTGAAGAGTCGTCTTTGTAG